A region of Piscinibacter gummiphilus DNA encodes the following proteins:
- a CDS encoding response regulator, which produces MPFSVFDMGELVTLTSRPVVAQVVARGGSYRFDYVGGPTEIHGDADAHQRCFQRVMAAAADLLLKGTLNLFARAEPVAGRDEVRVTLTLVAAGELADGAEARARMEHLSLEQDPSGAFAHSTCPFIGADISVSAPSASQVMLQVKFEVDGHMRRAPAPYAHGASVFLVHPDDEAAEGLAGRLRRLGWDTTILGTDADAALVVQAKLVHPPETIILFEPQGTGLRRLEAAKRKHPDSQVLLAVTAGAEVIGTEGIDEAIRVVPLLPSELWDLTSPRAEEDGGASRPAPLQPLAPPVVLVADDNEVNVAVAEGLLRILGYGTRSAANGQEAVTSCEANSPAAVLMDVDMPVMNGYEATRRLKAQQRLGHLPGFPIIAFTAGDDAAVAARHGMDDFLSKPVAIGALKRALCRALKGRAPPLR; this is translated from the coding sequence ATGCCCTTCAGCGTGTTCGACATGGGGGAGCTGGTGACGCTGACGTCGCGCCCCGTCGTGGCCCAGGTGGTGGCGCGCGGCGGTTCCTACCGTTTCGACTACGTCGGCGGTCCCACCGAGATCCACGGCGACGCCGATGCCCACCAGCGGTGCTTCCAGCGGGTGATGGCCGCGGCGGCCGACCTGCTGCTGAAGGGCACGCTGAACCTCTTCGCCCGGGCCGAGCCCGTGGCGGGACGCGACGAAGTCCGCGTCACCCTGACGCTGGTGGCCGCGGGAGAACTGGCCGACGGCGCCGAGGCGCGGGCCCGGATGGAGCACCTCTCCCTCGAGCAGGATCCGTCCGGCGCGTTCGCCCACAGCACCTGCCCGTTCATCGGTGCCGACATCTCGGTCTCGGCACCGTCGGCGTCGCAGGTGATGCTGCAGGTGAAGTTCGAAGTCGACGGTCACATGCGCCGGGCGCCCGCACCCTATGCGCACGGCGCCTCGGTCTTCCTCGTGCACCCGGACGACGAGGCCGCCGAGGGCCTGGCCGGCCGGCTGCGGCGCCTGGGCTGGGACACCACGATCCTCGGCACCGACGCCGACGCGGCCCTCGTCGTGCAGGCGAAGCTCGTGCACCCGCCGGAGACGATCATCCTGTTCGAACCGCAGGGCACCGGCCTGCGCCGGCTGGAGGCCGCGAAGCGGAAACATCCCGACAGCCAGGTGCTGCTCGCCGTCACGGCCGGCGCCGAGGTGATCGGCACGGAGGGCATCGACGAGGCCATCCGCGTGGTGCCGCTGCTGCCGTCCGAGTTGTGGGACCTCACGAGCCCGCGGGCCGAGGAAGACGGCGGTGCCTCGCGGCCCGCGCCGCTGCAGCCGCTGGCCCCGCCGGTGGTGCTGGTCGCCGACGACAACGAGGTGAACGTCGCGGTGGCCGAGGGCCTGCTGCGCATCCTCGGCTACGGCACGCGGTCGGCCGCCAACGGCCAGGAAGCCGTCACCTCGTGCGAGGCGAACAGCCCCGCCGCGGTGCTGATGGACGTCGACATGCCCGTGATGAACGGCTACGAGGCCACGCGCCGGCTGAAGGCACAGCAACGCTTGGGCCACCTGCCGGGTTTTCCGATCATCGCGTTCACGGCCGGCGACGACGCGGCCGTCGCGGCGCGCCACGGCATGGACGACTTCCTGAGCAAGCCCGTCGCCATCGGGGCGCTGAAGCGGGCGCTGTGCCGCGCGTTGAAGGGCAGGGCGCCGCCGCTGCGCTAG
- a CDS encoding GlsB/YeaQ/YmgE family stress response membrane protein, with protein sequence MGILWTILIGFVAGLIARALMPGPNPMGFILTAVLGIVGAVVANFLGRTLGWYGEGQGAGLVASVVGALIVLFVYGLLAKRKA encoded by the coding sequence ATGGGCATCCTCTGGACCATCCTCATCGGTTTCGTCGCGGGCCTCATCGCCCGAGCCCTCATGCCGGGCCCGAACCCGATGGGCTTCATCCTCACCGCCGTGCTCGGCATCGTCGGAGCCGTGGTGGCCAACTTCCTGGGGAGAACCCTCGGCTGGTACGGCGAAGGCCAGGGCGCCGGCCTCGTCGCCTCCGTGGTCGGGGCGCTGATCGTGCTGTTCGTGTACGGACTGCTGGCGAAGCGGAAGGCCTGA
- a CDS encoding mechanosensitive ion channel family protein has translation MNASFDFADLRDVLSAFTTLAALREAGVLLACLGGSWVVCTLLRRMLTVEGAVLFGRRTIDGVLFPVVALLFALLGRFLLPEAHQAAVLKVAVPILLSLAAIRLSVRVMTYAFPASPVARALERTISWLAWIVAVLWITGIMPALLEELEGFTLRIGGADVSVRTMIEGSLTAAVVMVLSLWLSAAVEKKLVRGTGNDLSLRKVAANLVRVVLLFLGLIFAMSAVGINLTALSVLGGAAGVGIGFGMQKIAANYVSGFVILAERSLRIGDVVKVDNFEGRISDIRTRYTVIRASNGREAIVPNEMLITQRVENASLATAESQVLISVVVQVAYGTDVRALQPKLESALAGNPRVLSTPSPVVQLTNFVPNGMELTIKYWLTDPNREQDRVKSEVNLAILDALATEKVEFPGPQRVLLQGLRGLPGDDRTG, from the coding sequence ATGAACGCCTCCTTCGATTTCGCCGACCTCCGCGACGTGCTGTCCGCGTTCACCACGCTGGCCGCGCTCCGCGAGGCGGGCGTGCTGCTCGCCTGCCTGGGCGGCTCCTGGGTCGTCTGCACGCTGCTGCGCCGGATGCTCACCGTGGAGGGCGCCGTGCTGTTCGGACGGCGCACCATCGACGGCGTGCTGTTCCCGGTGGTGGCGCTGCTCTTCGCGTTGCTCGGGCGCTTCCTGCTGCCCGAGGCGCATCAGGCCGCGGTGCTGAAGGTGGCGGTGCCCATCCTGCTGTCGCTCGCGGCCATCCGGCTGTCGGTGCGGGTGATGACGTACGCGTTCCCGGCGTCGCCGGTGGCCCGCGCGCTCGAACGCACCATCTCGTGGCTCGCGTGGATCGTCGCCGTGCTGTGGATCACCGGCATCATGCCGGCGCTGCTCGAGGAACTCGAGGGGTTCACGCTGCGCATCGGCGGGGCGGACGTGTCGGTGCGCACGATGATCGAGGGCTCGCTCACCGCGGCGGTGGTGATGGTGCTGTCGCTGTGGCTGTCGGCCGCGGTCGAGAAGAAGCTCGTGCGCGGCACCGGCAACGACCTGTCGCTGCGCAAGGTGGCGGCCAACCTCGTGCGCGTGGTGCTGCTGTTCCTCGGGCTCATCTTCGCGATGTCGGCCGTGGGCATCAACCTGACGGCGCTGAGCGTGCTGGGTGGCGCGGCCGGCGTGGGCATCGGCTTCGGCATGCAGAAGATCGCGGCCAACTACGTGAGCGGCTTCGTGATCCTCGCCGAACGCAGCCTGCGCATCGGCGACGTGGTGAAGGTCGACAACTTCGAGGGCCGCATCTCCGACATCCGCACGCGCTACACCGTGATCCGCGCCAGCAACGGCCGCGAGGCCATCGTGCCGAACGAGATGCTGATCACGCAGCGCGTGGAAAACGCCTCGCTCGCCACCGCCGAGTCTCAGGTGCTGATCAGCGTGGTGGTGCAGGTGGCCTACGGCACCGACGTGCGCGCGCTGCAGCCCAAGCTCGAATCGGCCCTGGCCGGCAACCCGCGGGTGCTTTCGACGCCCTCGCCCGTGGTGCAGCTGACCAACTTCGTGCCCAACGGCATGGAGCTGACCATCAAGTACTGGCTCACCGACCCGAACCGCGAGCAGGACCGGGTGAAGTCCGAGGTCAACCTCGCCATCCTCGACGCACTGGCCACCGAGAAGGTCGAGTTCCCGGGGCCGCAGCGGGTGTTGCTGCAAGGCTTGCGCGGGTTGCCGGGCGACGACCGCACCGGCTGA
- a CDS encoding TlpA family protein disulfide reductase, translating to MNKLIGGGFAVTAVLAAALAFATSNARAVEPGQAAPAIELAGRAAPVNLERLQGKLVYVDFWASWCGPCRQSFPWMNEMQAKYGPRGLQVVGVNLDNDSAEATKFLSQVPASFAVAFDPKGDTARRYQVKGMPSSVLIGPDGKVIQVHTGFRADQRAALEAAIVAALPVVR from the coding sequence ATGAACAAGTTGATCGGGGGAGGGTTCGCCGTCACGGCGGTGCTGGCCGCGGCACTCGCGTTCGCCACCAGCAACGCCCGGGCGGTGGAGCCGGGGCAGGCGGCGCCGGCCATCGAACTGGCCGGGCGCGCGGCGCCGGTGAACCTCGAGCGGCTGCAGGGCAAGCTCGTGTACGTGGACTTCTGGGCCTCGTGGTGCGGGCCGTGCCGCCAGTCGTTTCCGTGGATGAACGAGATGCAGGCCAAGTACGGGCCCCGGGGATTGCAGGTGGTGGGGGTGAACCTCGACAACGACAGCGCGGAAGCCACGAAGTTCCTGTCGCAGGTGCCGGCGTCGTTCGCCGTGGCCTTCGACCCGAAGGGCGACACCGCGCGCCGCTACCAGGTCAAGGGGATGCCCAGTTCGGTGCTGATCGGCCCGGACGGCAAGGTCATCCAGGTGCACACGGGCTTCCGTGCCGACCAGCGGGCCGCGCTCGAAGCGGCCATCGTGGCGGCGCTGCCGGTGGTCCGATGA
- a CDS encoding response regulator: MSLDFDVIRRPTLLVVDDTPDNLMLMSNLLKDRYVVKVANNGEKALKIVRTGEPPDLILLDIMMPGLSGHEVAQQLVADSKTRDIPVIFLTALASEEDEMIGLGLGAADYITKPIRPAILLARVETHLNIKAAADFLRSQNDFLEQEVARRTREVAAIQDVTILAMASLAETRDNETGNHIRRTQHFVKVLAEHLRNHPRFAKVLDDHTIGLLFKSAPLHDIGKVGIPDRILLKPGKLTPEEFEVMKTHTTLGRDAIEHAELQLGADVAFLRLAKEIAYSHQEKWDGSGYPEGLSGDRIPVSARLMAVADVYDALTSRRVYKPAMPHEQALGIIRDGRGSHFDPDVADAFLACTEQFREIAQRFVDTDHDIARKADVQAVAAGLP, from the coding sequence ATGAGCCTGGATTTCGACGTCATCCGCCGCCCGACCCTCCTGGTCGTCGACGACACGCCCGACAACCTCATGCTGATGAGCAACCTGCTCAAGGACCGGTACGTGGTCAAGGTCGCGAACAACGGCGAGAAGGCGCTGAAGATCGTCCGCACCGGCGAGCCCCCCGACCTGATCCTGCTCGACATCATGATGCCCGGACTGTCCGGCCACGAGGTGGCGCAGCAGTTGGTGGCCGACTCGAAGACCCGCGACATTCCGGTCATCTTCCTGACCGCGCTCGCCTCCGAGGAGGACGAGATGATCGGCCTCGGGCTCGGCGCCGCCGACTACATCACGAAGCCGATCCGTCCGGCCATCCTGCTCGCCCGGGTCGAGACCCACCTCAACATCAAGGCGGCCGCCGACTTCCTGCGCAGCCAGAACGACTTCCTCGAACAGGAGGTGGCCCGCCGCACCCGCGAGGTGGCCGCGATCCAGGACGTCACCATCCTCGCGATGGCCTCGCTCGCGGAAACGCGCGACAACGAGACGGGCAACCACATCCGCCGCACGCAACACTTCGTGAAGGTGCTGGCGGAGCACCTGCGCAACCACCCGCGCTTCGCGAAGGTGCTCGACGACCACACCATCGGACTGCTCTTCAAGTCGGCGCCGCTGCACGACATCGGCAAGGTGGGCATCCCCGACCGCATCCTGCTGAAGCCGGGCAAGCTGACGCCGGAGGAGTTCGAGGTCATGAAGACCCACACCACGCTCGGCCGCGACGCCATCGAACACGCCGAACTGCAGCTCGGCGCCGACGTGGCGTTCCTGCGCCTGGCGAAGGAGATCGCGTACAGCCACCAGGAGAAGTGGGATGGCAGCGGGTATCCCGAAGGGCTGTCCGGCGACCGGATCCCGGTGTCCGCCCGGCTGATGGCCGTGGCCGACGTGTACGACGCGCTGACCAGCCGCCGGGTCTACAAGCCGGCCATGCCCCACGAACAGGCCCTCGGCATCATCCGGGACGGGCGTGGCAGCCACTTCGACCCGGACGTCGCCGACGCCTTCCTGGCCTGCACCGAGCAGTTCCGCGAGATCGCGCAGCGCTTCGTCGACACCGACCACGACATCGCCCGCAAGGCCGACGTGCAGGCGGTCGCCGCCGGGCTGCCCTGA
- a CDS encoding DUF4266 domain-containing protein, whose protein sequence is MTPGESQFDDGGFTSRASVRSMVLSAVLVVVSAVVAVMLAGCASDGLPKAWEKGNLAKPEMTFGHDTLEQRNAAHVYASKENASGGTGVGGGGCGCN, encoded by the coding sequence ATGACCCCCGGCGAATCCCAGTTCGACGACGGCGGCTTCACCAGCCGCGCATCGGTGCGGTCCATGGTGCTGTCGGCGGTGCTGGTGGTGGTGTCCGCGGTGGTCGCGGTGATGCTCGCGGGCTGCGCGTCCGACGGGCTGCCGAAGGCCTGGGAGAAGGGCAACCTCGCCAAACCCGAGATGACTTTCGGCCACGACACGCTCGAGCAGCGCAACGCGGCACACGTGTACGCCAGCAAGGAAAACGCGAGTGGCGGCACCGGCGTGGGCGGAGGCGGCTGTGGCTGCAACTGA
- a CDS encoding VOC family protein gives MISKNTVCLWFDGAALDAATFYAATFPDSKVGAVHRAPGDFPGGKEGDVLTVDFTVAGIPCIGLNGGPVFPHTEAFSFQIATDDQAETDRLWNAIVGNGGQESECGWCKDRWGLSWQITPRVLTDAFTGADRAAATRAFAAMMTMRKIDVAAIESAVRG, from the coding sequence ATGATCAGCAAGAACACGGTCTGCCTGTGGTTCGACGGTGCCGCCCTCGATGCGGCGACCTTCTACGCCGCGACTTTCCCGGACAGCAAGGTGGGTGCGGTCCACCGGGCGCCGGGTGACTTCCCGGGTGGCAAGGAAGGCGACGTGCTCACCGTCGACTTCACCGTCGCCGGCATCCCCTGCATCGGGCTCAACGGCGGTCCCGTGTTCCCGCACACCGAGGCCTTCTCGTTCCAGATCGCCACCGACGACCAGGCCGAGACGGACCGGCTGTGGAACGCCATCGTGGGCAACGGCGGGCAGGAGAGCGAATGCGGCTGGTGCAAGGACCGCTGGGGCCTGTCGTGGCAGATCACGCCCCGGGTGCTGACGGATGCGTTCACCGGCGCCGACCGCGCGGCGGCCACGCGGGCCTTCGCGGCGATGATGACCATGCGTAAGATCGACGTCGCGGCCATCGAGTCGGCCGTGCGGGGCTGA
- a CDS encoding response regulator, which produces MHKPRLFAALLERLTLQSKLVLGFGTVLVFAVVLGIQGLLVQQQFSRDFELLQAKEVVGVSRAKEAEIQLGHMVLALHKAGEARDEAAREALLGELEASRSQLRLATRQLRTTIMQRENDERLGEFEALLTRIDAIASEAADLIRLGLLDEARVFIDGGVLEDVTRRADRLMGAIAATKELNADVASRDIRTFVTRQTTLSIALLVGGLGITLLSSWVIGRSIRRPAARVRRAVETIALGQLDAPVPHTDLPNETGDLARSVAELRDNLQRQGTALEARQAELLRARVVAEEATRAKSDFLANMSHEIRTPMNAIIGMSHLALKTPLDKRQRNYIEKVHRAAENLLGIINDILDFSKIEAGKMTLEQVPFRLEDVLDEIANMVGLKAETKGLELLFDAPATLPSALVGDPLRLGQVLINLGNNAVKFTEAGEVVVDVAAEEEDDTGATLRFRVRDTGIGMTPEQTGRMFQAFSQADSSITRRYGGTGLGLTISKQLVEMMGGRIWVESEAGKGSTFQFTARFGRQADAPRRRMFKADELQGLRTLVVDDNSSAREILSSMATGFGLRVDLAASGEEALAQVAEAARRQQPYGLVLLDWKMPGMDGVEAARRMDEQLPGHAPAVIMVTAFGREEALVEAEQHGVSMPVVLTKPVMASTLLEAIGDVLGKTLIGETRSRERSDRSAADIAQLAGARVLLVEDNDMNQELATELLESAGIQVVIASNGQEALDVLAADAAFDGVLMDCQMPVMDGYTATRRLRAQPSFRNLPIIALTANAMAGDREKALDSGMNDHLAKPLDEAVMFATMARWMRPHPSAAPAPATRPGEDEDAVEIPELPGIDRTAGLLTCQGRRALYRRMLLKFRDSQAAFDTTFAAALAGSDPTAPERVAHTLKGTAANLGATALARVAGAVEADCRAGRRGADLDDGLARVRNELEIVMAGLRGLDAAAAPAASATALPVEELRERINQLRQRLAESDPAALDLATELDDLLGDHPEHRTVVRRISEKVNDFEFDDALALLDGWTP; this is translated from the coding sequence ATGCACAAGCCGCGCCTCTTTGCCGCCCTGCTCGAACGCCTCACGCTGCAGTCCAAGCTCGTGCTGGGTTTCGGCACCGTGCTGGTGTTCGCCGTGGTGCTCGGCATCCAGGGCCTGCTCGTGCAGCAGCAGTTCAGCCGTGATTTCGAACTGCTCCAGGCGAAAGAGGTCGTGGGGGTTTCCCGGGCCAAGGAGGCGGAGATCCAGCTGGGGCACATGGTGCTCGCGCTGCACAAGGCCGGGGAGGCCCGCGACGAAGCCGCGCGCGAGGCGCTCCTGGGCGAACTGGAGGCGAGCCGCAGCCAGTTGCGCCTCGCCACGAGGCAGCTTCGAACCACCATCATGCAGCGCGAGAACGACGAGCGCCTCGGCGAGTTCGAGGCCTTGCTGACACGCATCGACGCCATCGCGAGCGAGGCCGCCGACCTGATCCGCCTGGGGCTGCTGGACGAAGCCCGGGTCTTCATCGATGGCGGCGTGCTGGAGGATGTCACGCGACGGGCCGACCGCCTGATGGGCGCCATCGCCGCCACCAAGGAACTCAACGCGGATGTCGCGTCCCGGGACATCCGCACCTTCGTGACACGCCAGACGACGCTCTCCATCGCCCTGCTGGTGGGGGGACTCGGGATCACGCTGCTGTCGTCCTGGGTCATCGGGCGCTCCATCCGGCGTCCGGCCGCGCGGGTTCGCAGGGCGGTCGAGACCATCGCCCTCGGCCAGCTCGACGCGCCGGTTCCGCACACCGACCTGCCCAACGAAACCGGCGACCTCGCGCGGTCGGTGGCGGAGCTCCGCGACAACCTGCAGCGCCAGGGCACCGCGCTGGAGGCCCGCCAGGCCGAGCTGCTGCGGGCCCGGGTGGTGGCCGAGGAAGCCACGCGCGCGAAGAGCGATTTCCTCGCGAACATGAGCCACGAGATCCGCACGCCGATGAACGCCATCATCGGCATGAGCCACCTCGCGCTGAAGACGCCGCTCGACAAGCGCCAGCGCAACTACATCGAGAAGGTGCACCGCGCGGCCGAGAACCTGCTGGGCATCATCAACGACATCCTCGACTTCTCGAAGATCGAGGCCGGCAAGATGACCCTCGAGCAGGTGCCGTTCCGGCTCGAGGACGTGCTCGACGAGATCGCGAACATGGTGGGCCTCAAGGCCGAGACCAAGGGACTCGAGCTGCTGTTCGACGCGCCGGCCACCCTGCCCTCGGCCCTGGTGGGCGACCCGCTGCGCCTCGGCCAGGTGCTGATCAACCTCGGCAACAACGCCGTCAAGTTCACGGAGGCCGGCGAGGTGGTGGTCGACGTGGCGGCCGAGGAAGAGGACGACACCGGTGCGACGCTGCGCTTCCGTGTGCGCGACACGGGCATCGGCATGACACCCGAGCAGACCGGACGCATGTTCCAGGCCTTCAGCCAGGCCGACAGCTCCATCACCCGCCGCTACGGCGGCACGGGCCTCGGCCTCACGATCTCGAAGCAGCTCGTCGAGATGATGGGGGGGCGCATCTGGGTCGAGAGCGAGGCGGGCAAGGGATCCACCTTCCAGTTCACCGCGCGCTTCGGCCGGCAGGCCGACGCGCCGCGGCGGCGCATGTTCAAGGCAGACGAACTGCAGGGCCTGCGCACGCTCGTCGTCGACGACAACTCGAGCGCCCGCGAGATCCTGTCGTCGATGGCGACGGGCTTCGGGCTCCGCGTGGACCTCGCCGCCAGCGGCGAGGAGGCGCTCGCCCAGGTGGCCGAGGCCGCCCGCCGCCAGCAGCCGTACGGCCTCGTGCTGCTCGACTGGAAGATGCCCGGCATGGACGGCGTGGAGGCCGCACGGCGCATGGACGAGCAGCTGCCAGGACACGCACCCGCGGTGATCATGGTCACTGCCTTCGGGCGCGAGGAGGCGCTGGTGGAGGCCGAGCAGCACGGGGTGTCCATGCCCGTCGTGCTGACCAAGCCCGTGATGGCCTCGACGCTGCTGGAGGCCATCGGCGACGTGCTCGGCAAGACCCTGATCGGCGAAACCCGCTCGCGCGAACGCTCCGACCGCTCCGCGGCCGACATCGCGCAGCTGGCCGGCGCCCGCGTGCTGCTCGTCGAGGACAACGACATGAACCAGGAACTCGCCACCGAGCTGCTGGAGTCGGCCGGCATCCAGGTGGTCATCGCATCGAACGGCCAGGAGGCCCTGGACGTGCTGGCGGCGGATGCCGCGTTCGACGGCGTGCTGATGGACTGCCAGATGCCGGTGATGGACGGCTACACGGCGACGCGGCGGCTGCGTGCGCAACCCTCGTTCCGCAACCTGCCCATCATCGCGCTCACGGCCAATGCGATGGCGGGCGACCGCGAGAAAGCGCTGGACAGCGGCATGAACGACCACCTCGCCAAGCCGCTCGACGAGGCGGTGATGTTCGCGACGATGGCGAGGTGGATGCGCCCCCACCCGTCCGCGGCACCGGCCCCCGCGACACGGCCGGGCGAGGACGAGGACGCGGTGGAGATCCCCGAGCTTCCCGGCATCGACCGCACGGCCGGCCTGCTGACCTGCCAGGGTCGGCGCGCGCTCTACCGCCGCATGCTGCTCAAGTTCCGCGACTCGCAGGCGGCCTTCGACACCACCTTCGCCGCGGCGCTGGCCGGGAGCGATCCCACCGCGCCGGAGCGGGTCGCGCACACGCTCAAGGGCACGGCCGCGAACCTCGGCGCCACCGCCCTCGCCCGGGTCGCCGGGGCCGTCGAGGCGGACTGCCGGGCCGGACGCCGCGGCGCCGACCTGGACGACGGGCTCGCGCGCGTGCGGAACGAACTGGAGATCGTGATGGCCGGTCTGCGGGGCCTCGATGCCGCCGCCGCGCCGGCCGCCTCGGCGACCGCGCTGCCGGTCGAGGAACTGCGCGAACGCATCAACCAGCTGCGCCAGCGCCTCGCCGAAAGCGACCCCGCCGCGCTCGACCTCGCCACCGAACTCGACGACCTGCTGGGCGACCACCCGGAACACCGGACCGTGGTGCGCCGCATCTCCGAGAAGGTCAACGACTTCGAGTTCGACGACGCGCTGGCCCTGCTCGACGGCTGGACGCCCTGA